Proteins encoded together in one Papaver somniferum cultivar HN1 unplaced genomic scaffold, ASM357369v1 unplaced-scaffold_21, whole genome shotgun sequence window:
- the LOC113340000 gene encoding transcription factor bHLH35-like has translation MVVSLTCDKKTDTIVRLCEVFESLKLKIVTANISAVSGRLWKTVYVEAHEEDKDDLKMKTEAALNDPQSPNMSF, from the exons ATGGTTGTAAGCCTAACATGTGATAAGAAAACAGATACAATAGTGAGACTTTGTGAAGTTTTTGAATCTTTAAAGCTTAAAATTGTCACTGCCAACATTTCTGCTGTGTCGGGGAGATTATGGAAGACAGTTTATGTTGAG GCTcatgaagaagataaagatgacCTGAAAATGAAGACAGAAGCAGCACTAAACGATCCACAAAGTCCTAATATGAGTTTCTAA
- the LOC113339662 gene encoding transcription factor bHLH162-like — protein SNTGKSGTIDRKTIEKNRRIQMKALCFKLVSLITPNSSTIVPQKHSSNKDVCKPQIVQFDNAAAYIQELRKRIDELKRKKQGMIHGGEQEIISINSSTSTSSSSSTSTMTGTNLPGANLPILEVKDFEDAMVVVVVTGLNKNFMFYELITILEEHGAEVVSASFATVSDKVYHTIHSQVRCSRLGVETTKICDRLKKLVYA, from the exons TCCAACACAGGCAA AAGTGGTACGATTGATAGGAAAACTATCGAAAAGAATAGAAGAATCCAGATGAAAGCTCTTTGCTTCAAACTTGTCTCTCTTATCACTCCTAATAGTAGTACTATTGTTCCCCAAAAACATTCTTCTAATAAG GATGTATGTAAGCCGCAGATAGTTCAGTTTGACAATGCAGCTGCTTATATTCAAGAATTGAGAAAGAGAATAGATGAACTGAAGAGAAAGAAACAGGGTATGATTCACGGTGGTGAACAAGAAattatcagcatcaacagtagtACTAGTACTTCTTCATCCTCAAGTACTTCTACCATGACTGGTACGAATTTACCAGGAGCGAATTTGCCTATACTTGAAGTTAAAGATTTCGAAGATGCTATGGTAGTGGTAGTTGTAACTGGTTTGAACAAAAACTTCATGTTTTATGAACTTATTACCATCCTTGAAGAACATGGAGCTGAAGTTGTCAGTGCTAGTTTCGCTACGGTTAGTGATAAGGTTTACCACACAATTCACTCTCAG GTTAGATGTTCTAGACTTGGGGTTGAGACTACAAAGATATGTGACAGGTTGAAGAAATTAGTTTATGCTTGA